One segment of Triticum aestivum cultivar Chinese Spring chromosome 2A, IWGSC CS RefSeq v2.1, whole genome shotgun sequence DNA contains the following:
- the LOC123188934 gene encoding metal tolerance protein C4, with the protein MRRPLAAAAALRLRLLSSSSRPLVPSPFPLHHLLRRDDDREDRHPTPPPPPFSPRPLLGSASGAPGLFGLRGWRTLPPAASPPRSTVADAPPVLLTISRSYSLRVAKTKKQTHFDDEHSHRAVNTALWCNFLVFTLKFGVWFSTSSHVMLAELVHSVADFANQALLAYGLRSSRRAPDALHPYGYSKERFVWSLISAVGIFCLGSGATIVNGVQNLWSSQPPENIHYAALVIGGSILIEGASLLVAIKAVKKGAAAEGMSIRDYIWRGHDPTSVAVMTEDGAAVTGLAIAAASLVAVQMTGNPIYDPIGSIIVGNLLGMVAIFLIQRNRHALIGRAIDDHDMQRVLEFLKSDPVVDSLYDCKSEVIGPGFFRFKAEIDFNGVVLVQNYLERTGRGVWAKQFREASLSKDDAELRRVMAEYGEGVVDALGYEVDRLESEIQKIVPGIRHVDIEAHNPDGLSV; encoded by the exons ATGCGCcgccctctcgccgccgccgccgccctccgcctccgcctcctctcaTCCTCGTCCCGCCCCCTCGTCCCCTCGCCCTTTCcactccaccacctcctccgccgcgACGACGACCGCGAGGATCGACACCCAACGCCCCCGCCTCCGCCATTCTCGCCCCGCCCGCTCCTCGGCTCCGCATCCGGTGCCCCCGGCCTCTTTGGCCTCCGCGGGTGGCGGACGTTACCCCCGGCAGCGTCACCGCCACGAAGCACCGTCGCGGACGCGCCCCCTGTCCTGCTCACCATCTCCCGCA GTTATTCTTTGCGTGTCGCCAAGACCAAGAAGCAGACACACTTCGACGATGAGCACAG CCATCGAGCGGTTAACACGGCACTTTGGTGTAATTTCCTTGTCTTCACGCTGAAGTTTGGTGTGTGGTTTTCAACATCTAGTCATGTTATGCTAGCTGAGCTAGTACATTCGGTGGCAGACTTTGCTAACCAG GCTCTTCTTGCATATGGTCTGAGAAGTTCAAGACGTGCTCCAGATGCTCTACACCC CTATGGTTATTCAAAAGAAAGATTTGTATGGTCTTTGATATCCGCAGTTGGAATATTTTGCTTGGGTTCAGGTGCTACTATTGTGAATGGAGTTCAGAACTTGTGGAGTTCTCAA CCTCCCGAGAACATTCACTATGCTGCATTAGTGATTGGTGGGTCGATCCTAATTGAAG GTGCTTCACTTCTTGTTGCTATAAAGGCTGTTAAGAAAGGTGCAGCAGCAGAAGGAATGAGTATCAGAGACTACATCTGGCGTGGTCATGATCCAACTTCAGTTGCTGTTATGACTGAA GATGGTGCTGCTGTTACAGGTCTTGCTATTGCAGCAGCATCTTTGGTGGCTGTTCAAATGACAGGAAACCCCATCTATGATCCAATTGGTTCCATCATTGTTGGTAACTTACTTGGAATG GTTGCGATTTTTCTCATCCAGAGGAACAGGCATGCTTTAATTGGTAGGGCCATTGATGATCATGACATGCAGCGAGTTCTTGAATTTCTGAAATCTGATCCG GTTGTAGATTCTCTTTATGATTGCAAAAGTGAGGTGATTGGGCCAGGGTTCTTTAGATTCAAAGCAGAAATTG ATTTCAATGGAGTAGTCTTGGTGCAAAATTATCTTGAAAGGACTGGACGTGGAGTATGGGCAAAACAG TTCCGGGAGGCCTCGTTGAGTAAGGATGATGCGGAGCTACGAAGGGTTATGGCCGAGTATG GTGAGGGTGTGGTGGATGCTCTGGGATATGAAGTGGATCGGCTGGAGTCAGAGATACAGAAGATTGTGCCGGGAATCAGACATGTTGACATCGAGGCGCACAACCCAGACGGTCTTTCAGTTTAG